In Halopseudomonas xinjiangensis, a single genomic region encodes these proteins:
- a CDS encoding NADH:flavin oxidoreductase/NADH oxidase, protein MSALFQPFKLKDIALRNRIAVPPMCQYSAIDGLINDWHMAHLTSLARGGAGLVIVEATAVSPEGRITPGDAGIWNDQLAQAFVPAVKAIKAAGAVPGIQIAHAGRKASANRPWEGDDHIANDDPRGWQTIAPSAIPFGGHLNKTPEAMSKKDIRRVQGDFVAAARRALDAGFEWLELHFAHGYLGQSFFSEHSNQRTDEYGGSAENRGRFLMETFAAVREVWPEHLPLTARFGVIEFDGRDEQTMADSIDLVKRMKAGGLDMLSVSIGFSTPEAKIPWAPAFMGPIAKRVRDEAGLPVSSAWGFGEPQIAQKAVEAAQLDLVMVGKAHLANPHWAYHAARELKIDRASWTLPAPYAHWLERY, encoded by the coding sequence ATGTCTGCGCTGTTCCAACCATTCAAACTGAAAGACATCGCCCTGCGTAATCGAATTGCGGTTCCGCCCATGTGCCAGTACTCGGCGATCGACGGGCTGATCAACGACTGGCACATGGCGCACCTGACCTCCCTCGCTCGTGGCGGCGCCGGTCTGGTTATCGTCGAGGCCACGGCTGTGTCCCCAGAAGGACGCATCACCCCTGGCGATGCCGGTATCTGGAATGACCAGCTGGCTCAGGCGTTCGTTCCCGCCGTGAAGGCAATCAAGGCCGCCGGTGCTGTACCCGGGATCCAGATTGCCCACGCCGGTCGCAAGGCCAGCGCCAACCGTCCCTGGGAAGGCGACGATCATATTGCCAACGATGACCCGCGCGGCTGGCAAACCATCGCGCCGTCGGCGATCCCCTTCGGTGGACATCTGAACAAGACACCCGAAGCGATGAGCAAGAAAGACATCCGCCGCGTACAGGGCGACTTCGTTGCCGCAGCCCGGCGTGCGCTTGATGCTGGCTTCGAATGGCTGGAGCTGCATTTCGCCCACGGTTATCTCGGCCAGAGCTTCTTTTCCGAGCACTCCAACCAGCGTACCGATGAATATGGTGGTAGCGCGGAGAATCGCGGACGCTTTCTCATGGAAACCTTTGCCGCTGTGCGCGAGGTATGGCCTGAGCATCTGCCGCTGACCGCGCGCTTCGGCGTGATCGAATTCGACGGCCGCGACGAGCAGACCATGGCCGACTCGATTGATCTGGTGAAGCGGATGAAGGCCGGCGGCCTGGACATGCTCAGTGTCAGCATCGGTTTCTCCACGCCTGAAGCGAAGATTCCCTGGGCACCGGCTTTCATGGGGCCGATTGCCAAGCGGGTGCGTGACGAGGCCGGCCTTCCGGTGTCCTCGGCGTGGGGCTTCGGCGAACCCCAGATAGCTCAGAAGGCCGTCGAAGCTGCACAGCTGGACCTGGTCATGGTCGGCAAGGCGCACCTCGCCAATCCCCACTGGGCCTACCATGCCGCCCGCGAGCTGAAGATCGACCGCGCTTCGTGGACGCTGCCGGCGCCTTACGCTCACTGGCTCGAACGGTACTGA
- a CDS encoding GAF domain-containing sensor histidine kinase, translating to MRMDIGDELAIFEKIAAVPRILDVVCRTTGMGFAAVARVSEDRWVACQVLDRIDFGLKPGEELDISTTLCQQVRQCNEPVIIEHVAQDPVYADHATPRRYGFQSYVSMPIVLADGSFFGTLCAIHPHPTKLNTPETIGMFQLFAELVALHLDGHLKLAESEASLIDERATAKLREEFIAVLGHDLRNPLASIKAGTASILRSSEDVRTSSIAKLMLNSIARMENMITNVLDFARGRLGSGLVIDPQSLPLEPTVMQVVNELRTAAPDHRIETDIQVSRPVRCDHDKLEQLLSNLIGNAIAHGESAEPIRVHGSLDNDQLVLSVSNAGEPVPETVRTQLFEPFYRRKSGTSPQGLGLGLYISAEIARAHDGTLDVESDQTLTTFTLRLPNV from the coding sequence ATGCGGATGGACATTGGTGACGAATTGGCCATATTCGAGAAAATCGCGGCAGTACCGCGGATCCTCGATGTGGTGTGCAGGACTACAGGAATGGGCTTTGCTGCGGTCGCCAGGGTAAGCGAGGATCGCTGGGTGGCCTGCCAGGTGCTCGACCGCATCGACTTCGGCCTGAAACCCGGCGAAGAACTCGATATCAGCACCACGCTCTGTCAGCAGGTACGCCAGTGCAACGAGCCCGTGATCATCGAGCACGTCGCGCAGGATCCGGTCTATGCCGACCACGCGACGCCTCGCCGGTATGGCTTCCAGAGCTATGTTTCGATGCCGATCGTGTTGGCCGACGGCAGCTTCTTCGGCACGCTGTGCGCCATTCATCCTCATCCAACCAAGCTGAACACGCCAGAAACGATCGGTATGTTCCAACTGTTCGCCGAACTCGTTGCGCTGCACCTGGACGGGCATCTCAAGCTCGCCGAGAGCGAAGCCAGCCTGATTGACGAGCGCGCCACCGCCAAGCTACGTGAAGAATTCATCGCCGTACTCGGGCACGATCTGCGCAATCCGCTGGCCTCGATCAAGGCCGGAACGGCTTCGATTCTGCGATCCTCGGAGGACGTGCGCACCTCAAGCATCGCCAAACTCATGCTCAACAGCATCGCGCGCATGGAAAACATGATTACCAACGTGCTCGACTTCGCCCGCGGTCGCCTGGGCAGCGGGCTGGTCATCGACCCGCAGAGCCTGCCGCTGGAGCCAACGGTGATGCAGGTGGTCAACGAGTTGCGTACCGCGGCGCCTGATCACCGTATCGAAACCGACATACAGGTTTCGCGCCCGGTTCGCTGTGATCACGACAAGCTCGAACAGTTGCTTTCCAACCTGATCGGTAACGCGATTGCCCACGGAGAGAGCGCAGAACCGATCCGTGTCCACGGCTCGCTGGATAATGATCAACTGGTGTTGAGCGTCAGCAATGCCGGCGAGCCCGTGCCCGAGACGGTGCGTACGCAGTTATTCGAGCCGTTCTATCGACGCAAGAGCGGGACCAGCCCCCAGGGGCTGGGGCTCGGGTTGTATATCTCGGCGGAAATAGCACGGGCCCACGACGGCACGCTGGATGTGGAGTCCGACCAGACGCTCACCACCTTCACGCTGCGCCTGCCGAACGTCTGA
- a CDS encoding response regulator, protein MNTQRIFLIHPQHDPDAATIRQLKELITSLDLPLTLCGETDFAAHIEPLEAADKEPAVLLFPDTTQRPAALARQARVHWPRCEIIFLQSADRAAEFRRSLGLAPMLGSYWSIVEVNPASLGPVLVEAASAARRRARFRTTLDRANASLQLRLFGSDPGRSNVADHYLANFIDFAQDAIVGIDLNYQVLFWSSGAEELFGVDSRAAVGCSVRQMPFWGDELEAVPDELARRGRSMVVERACQLNERELALEIHCSSVRDANGMPLGVSLMIRDVSAVLAQRAASEALMHAEHQHLYQLFHQAPGFVAVTQGPRHVVELANRAFHQLVGRRDVIGLQASEAFPQMEGETLTELLDRVYGTRRPFVGRGMPVFIHRSPSASPELRYVDFVFQPVLSEHGLPLGIFCQGNDVTAQKLMQEQLKRSEEHLEALVEERTRELERSQLALHQAQKLEAIGKLTGGVAHDFNNVLQIIGANLQLMRDGVASQPRLARRLEAAASAVERGAKLSSQLLAFARRQPLQPSPLNLARQLRGMDDLLRRALGEDIQIETVVAGGLWTTMVDPHQLENVILNLAINARDAMRDGGKLTLELSNAMLDDEYVRSAAEISPGQYVLLAVSDTGCGMSAETIQQAFEPFFTTKPEGQGTGLGLSMAYGFARQSGGHIRIYSEPGNGTTVKLYLPRSLQEEVEPVTPLTGPVVGGSETILVVEDDPAVQTAVIEQLAGLGYKVLRANDAQSALSILQSGLHIDVLFTDVVMPGPLRSPELARQAKQLLPDLIVLFTSGYTQNAIVHGGKLDAGVELISKPYRLVDLARKIRHLLANRAQTQAMPAILSEPEPGTVGQVHDILLVEDQQDLLEMTRELLVMLGHEVMAVASAEEALEALAERRFSALLTDVGLPGMSGEQLAERVLRNWPETRVALITGYGEGSGGDLLALAKPFSLEQLRELLAQL, encoded by the coding sequence ATGAATACCCAACGCATATTTCTCATACATCCACAGCACGACCCGGACGCCGCGACCATCAGGCAGCTGAAGGAACTCATCACGTCGCTCGACCTGCCGCTGACGCTCTGCGGCGAAACTGACTTCGCCGCGCACATCGAGCCGCTGGAGGCCGCGGACAAGGAGCCCGCTGTTCTGCTGTTCCCGGACACGACCCAGCGTCCAGCCGCCCTGGCCCGACAGGCCCGGGTGCACTGGCCACGCTGTGAAATCATCTTTTTGCAGTCGGCGGATCGCGCAGCGGAGTTCCGCCGCAGCCTCGGTCTGGCGCCGATGCTGGGGTCCTACTGGTCCATCGTCGAAGTCAATCCGGCATCGCTCGGCCCGGTGCTGGTCGAAGCCGCCTCGGCCGCCCGGCGCCGGGCGCGCTTTCGCACCACGCTCGACCGCGCCAATGCCAGCCTGCAGCTGCGCCTATTCGGCAGCGACCCCGGTCGTAGCAACGTAGCCGATCATTACCTGGCGAACTTCATCGACTTCGCCCAGGACGCCATTGTCGGTATCGACCTCAACTACCAGGTCCTGTTCTGGAGTTCGGGAGCTGAGGAGCTGTTCGGCGTCGATTCGCGCGCAGCGGTCGGATGCAGCGTCAGGCAGATGCCCTTCTGGGGTGACGAACTCGAGGCGGTTCCCGACGAGCTTGCCCGTCGGGGCAGATCGATGGTGGTGGAACGGGCCTGTCAACTGAACGAGCGTGAATTGGCGCTGGAGATTCATTGCTCCAGTGTGCGCGATGCCAATGGCATGCCGCTGGGCGTCTCGCTGATGATCCGTGACGTATCGGCAGTACTCGCCCAGCGAGCTGCGAGCGAAGCGCTGATGCACGCCGAGCACCAGCACCTATATCAGCTGTTCCACCAGGCGCCGGGTTTCGTTGCGGTCACGCAAGGCCCGCGTCATGTGGTGGAGCTGGCCAACCGCGCGTTTCACCAGTTGGTAGGGCGGCGCGATGTGATCGGCCTTCAGGCAAGCGAGGCCTTCCCGCAAATGGAAGGCGAAACGCTCACCGAGCTGCTCGACCGCGTGTATGGCACGCGCCGGCCGTTCGTTGGTCGCGGCATGCCGGTATTCATTCATCGTTCGCCGAGCGCCTCGCCCGAACTGCGTTACGTCGATTTCGTGTTCCAGCCGGTTCTGTCCGAGCACGGGCTGCCCTTGGGTATCTTTTGCCAGGGCAACGACGTGACAGCGCAGAAGCTGATGCAGGAGCAGCTCAAGCGCTCCGAGGAGCATCTGGAAGCCCTGGTCGAGGAGCGCACCCGCGAGCTGGAACGCAGCCAGCTGGCGCTGCACCAGGCGCAGAAGCTCGAGGCGATAGGCAAGCTCACCGGTGGGGTCGCGCACGATTTCAACAACGTGCTGCAGATCATCGGTGCCAACCTGCAGCTGATGCGTGACGGCGTGGCCTCCCAGCCGCGTCTGGCGCGGCGCCTGGAGGCGGCAGCCTCGGCAGTCGAGCGCGGCGCCAAGCTGTCTTCGCAGCTGCTCGCCTTTGCCCGTCGCCAACCGTTGCAACCTTCGCCGCTTAACCTGGCTCGCCAGCTTCGCGGTATGGACGATCTGCTGCGTCGCGCGCTGGGCGAAGATATCCAGATCGAAACGGTGGTCGCCGGCGGCTTGTGGACAACGATGGTCGATCCACATCAGTTGGAAAACGTCATCCTCAACCTGGCGATCAATGCCCGCGACGCCATGCGCGACGGCGGTAAACTGACGCTCGAACTGAGCAACGCCATGCTCGACGACGAGTACGTGCGTAGCGCCGCAGAGATATCTCCCGGCCAGTATGTGCTCCTGGCTGTATCGGATACCGGATGCGGCATGTCCGCCGAGACCATCCAGCAGGCTTTCGAGCCCTTTTTCACCACCAAGCCCGAAGGGCAGGGCACCGGGTTGGGACTCTCCATGGCCTACGGGTTCGCCCGGCAAAGTGGTGGTCATATTCGCATCTATAGCGAGCCGGGCAACGGCACCACGGTGAAGCTGTACCTGCCGCGCTCGTTGCAGGAAGAGGTCGAGCCGGTGACACCGTTGACCGGGCCGGTAGTCGGCGGAAGCGAGACCATCCTGGTGGTGGAAGACGATCCGGCGGTGCAGACCGCGGTGATCGAGCAACTGGCCGGGCTCGGCTACAAGGTCCTGCGCGCCAACGATGCGCAAAGCGCGCTGAGCATTCTCCAGAGCGGCCTGCATATCGACGTGTTGTTTACCGACGTGGTCATGCCCGGTCCGCTACGCAGCCCAGAGCTGGCGCGCCAGGCCAAGCAGCTATTGCCTGACCTGATCGTACTGTTCACCTCGGGCTACACGCAGAACGCCATTGTTCACGGCGGCAAGCTGGACGCTGGTGTGGAGCTCATCAGCAAGCCCTACCGGCTGGTGGATCTGGCCCGCAAGATCCGTCATCTGCTGGCCAATCGGGCGCAAACCCAGGCCATGCCGGCGATTCTCAGCGAGCCGGAACCGGGTACGGTGGGTCAGGTGCATGACATCCTGCTGGTGGAGGATCAGCAGGATCTGCTCGAGATGACGCGCGAGTTGCTGGTCATGCTCGGCCACGAGGTGATGGCCGTTGCCAGCGCCGAGGAGGCGCTCGAGGCTTTGGCCGAACGACGTTTCAGCGCGCTGCTGACCGATGTGGGCCTGCCTGGCATGTCCGGCGAACAGCTTGCCGAGCGGGTGCTGCGCAATTGGCCGGAGACTCGCGTCGCGCTGATCACCGGCTACGGGGAAGGCTCAGGCGGAGATCTGCTGGCGCTGGCCAAGCCGTTCAGTCTGGAACAGTTGCGCGAGCTGTTGGCGCAGCTTTGA
- a CDS encoding ArsR/SmtB family transcription factor, translated as MRPFKHPSAEQFNLERVLYALSDPVRLDIVRRLAAVEEASCGELDGGRPKSSMSHHFRVLRDAGLVRTQGVGTTHMNSLRRDEIDRRFPGLLAAVLAAPAETPLGAE; from the coding sequence ATGCGTCCCTTCAAACATCCCTCCGCCGAACAGTTCAACCTCGAGCGCGTCCTCTATGCCTTGAGCGATCCCGTGCGGCTGGACATCGTCCGGCGACTGGCAGCAGTGGAAGAGGCCAGCTGCGGCGAACTCGACGGCGGCAGGCCGAAGTCGAGCATGTCGCATCATTTCCGGGTGCTGCGCGACGCCGGTCTGGTCCGTACGCAAGGGGTGGGCACCACGCACATGAACTCGCTGCGCCGTGATGAGATCGATCGTCGTTTCCCGGGATTGCTTGCAGCGGTGCTTGCCGCACCGGCTGAGACACCGCTCGGAGCAGAGTGA
- a CDS encoding acyl-CoA dehydrogenase family protein yields the protein MPNLTPKLNALRSLTEDIVERVVAPQAERVDRECIWPAHSMRALADAGLMGLQVPQAQGGQGQGLLALSVITETLGKACPSSALCFGMHCVGTAVIAAKATAHQQEHYLRAIAHGEHVTSLALSERGTGAHFYLPETTLVADGDAYRLSGTKQFVTSGGHADSYVLSTVASDTGEAGDFSCVILDADTPGMTWVGDWNGFGMRGNSSRALQLEDARVPMANLLGESGDQVWYVFEVVAPYFLMAMAGTYLGIAQSALDAAGEHLRSRRYEHSGETLRHVETLQTRYAQMWTDLARTRALIREAAQMGDAGHPEALPYILACKAAAGETAVHLANEAMTLCGGAAYRENSRVAQMLRDARASHVMSPTTDLLKLWTGRSLLGLPLL from the coding sequence ATGCCCAATCTGACGCCCAAGCTCAACGCCCTGCGAAGTCTGACCGAAGACATCGTCGAGCGCGTCGTCGCGCCGCAGGCCGAACGAGTCGACCGCGAATGCATCTGGCCCGCCCATTCGATGCGGGCGCTCGCCGACGCCGGGCTGATGGGGCTGCAGGTACCTCAGGCGCAGGGCGGACAAGGCCAGGGCTTGCTGGCGCTGAGTGTGATCACCGAAACGCTGGGCAAGGCCTGTCCGTCTTCGGCGCTGTGTTTCGGCATGCATTGCGTAGGCACCGCGGTGATCGCCGCCAAGGCCACCGCGCACCAACAGGAGCACTATCTACGCGCGATTGCCCATGGCGAGCACGTGACCAGTCTGGCGCTGTCCGAGCGTGGTACCGGCGCGCACTTTTATCTTCCTGAAACGACCCTCGTCGCCGATGGCGATGCCTACCGTCTCAGTGGCACCAAGCAGTTCGTTACCAGTGGCGGACATGCCGACTCGTACGTGCTGTCGACCGTGGCCAGCGACACCGGTGAAGCGGGTGATTTCAGCTGCGTGATTCTCGATGCAGACACGCCCGGAATGACCTGGGTCGGCGACTGGAACGGCTTCGGTATGCGCGGTAACTCGTCGCGCGCGCTGCAGCTCGAGGATGCGCGAGTGCCCATGGCCAATCTGCTGGGCGAATCCGGCGATCAGGTCTGGTACGTGTTCGAGGTGGTCGCTCCGTATTTTCTCATGGCGATGGCCGGGACCTATCTGGGCATCGCCCAATCGGCACTCGACGCAGCAGGCGAGCACCTGCGCAGCCGGCGTTATGAGCATTCCGGCGAGACGCTACGCCATGTCGAAACCCTGCAGACACGTTATGCGCAGATGTGGACCGACCTGGCGCGTACGCGAGCGTTGATTCGCGAGGCAGCGCAGATGGGTGATGCCGGCCACCCGGAAGCACTGCCGTATATCCTCGCCTGCAAGGCCGCAGCAGGCGAGACGGCCGTTCATCTGGCTAACGAAGCCATGACCCTGTGCGGCGGGGCAGCCTACCGGGAAAACAGTCGGGTGGCGCAGATGCTGCGCGATGCCCGCGCCAGCCATGTTATGTCGCCCACCACCGATCTGCTGAAACTCTGGACCGGTCGAAGTCTGCTCGGCCTGCCGCTGTTATAG
- a CDS encoding SDR family oxidoreductase — MNSDDFSPSRRTILHGAAATLAAGMVAPAFAQSSAQSTSNSGSATSHASPPMRNPQKMYAQPPFDPEKQPWPGLAQKMTPKPDHGEESYQGTGRLTGRKALITGGDSGIGRAAAIAFAREGADVAFGYLEDEEPDAQDVIKLIEDAGRKAVPLPGDIRDEKFCQDMVKRAVEELGGLDILVINAARQQSNDSIMDITTDQFDWTVRTNLYAMFWLSKAAIPHMPEGSSIINTSSVVAYDPPENLLDYSMTKAGIVNFTKCLAKQMIGRGIRVNTVAPGPFWTPLQVSGGQTMENLKTFGKQTPMGRPGQPVEIAPLYVQLASTEASYVTGEMFAASGGIMPY; from the coding sequence ATGAATTCAGACGATTTTTCACCCTCACGTCGCACCATTCTGCATGGCGCAGCCGCAACCCTCGCGGCCGGCATGGTCGCGCCGGCCTTCGCTCAGTCTTCGGCCCAGTCGACCTCCAATAGCGGATCGGCGACTAGCCACGCTTCGCCACCCATGCGCAACCCACAGAAAATGTATGCGCAGCCTCCGTTCGATCCCGAGAAGCAACCCTGGCCTGGCCTGGCTCAGAAGATGACGCCCAAGCCCGACCATGGCGAGGAAAGCTACCAGGGCACCGGCCGCCTGACTGGCCGCAAGGCGCTGATCACTGGCGGCGATTCGGGCATAGGTCGGGCCGCGGCGATTGCCTTCGCCCGCGAGGGCGCGGACGTCGCCTTCGGGTATCTGGAAGACGAGGAACCCGACGCCCAGGACGTGATAAAGCTGATCGAGGACGCCGGCCGCAAGGCGGTACCGCTACCCGGCGACATCCGCGACGAAAAGTTCTGTCAGGACATGGTCAAGCGCGCCGTCGAGGAGTTGGGCGGGCTGGATATCCTGGTCATCAATGCCGCGCGCCAGCAGAGCAATGATTCGATCATGGATATCACCACTGACCAGTTCGACTGGACCGTGCGCACCAACCTCTATGCCATGTTCTGGCTGAGCAAGGCTGCTATTCCGCATATGCCCGAGGGTAGCTCGATCATCAATACGTCCTCGGTCGTCGCCTACGATCCGCCGGAAAACCTGCTCGACTATTCGATGACCAAGGCCGGCATCGTCAACTTCACCAAATGCCTGGCCAAGCAGATGATCGGACGGGGCATCCGGGTCAATACGGTCGCGCCGGGGCCGTTCTGGACGCCGCTGCAGGTCAGTGGCGGCCAGACCATGGAGAACCTGAAGACCTTCGGCAAGCAAACACCGATGGGTCGGCCCGGCCAGCCGGTGGAAATCGCCCCGCTGTATGTACAGCTGGCATCGACCGAAGCCAGTTATGTCACCGGCGAAATGTTCGCTGCCTCGGGGGGCATCATGCCGTATTGA
- a CDS encoding chemotaxis protein CheB — protein sequence MNAGLTVVIGASAGGIPSLLDLVASLPPDLDASLFVVQHVSPNYRSALPELLNKNGPFRAVHPTDGDRIALRTIYVAPPDHHMLIDGDQVLVKRGPKENRFRPSIDALFRSAGYSHGQRVIGIVLSGALDDGTSGLWSVKRLGGVTVVQTPAEAEFDGMPLSALEQVDIDHCVPARAIGKLLKTLAEQHSTASVDMPEDDPDRRRAGLETRIAEDADAFQKGIMEAGKLTPFTCPSCHGVLVQIDEGSISRYRCHTGHAYSRTALLSEIVQKVEETYWIAMRSLEEAAMLLDHTADSLGRIGKPEQAEWFRSEAKAAESESRELRDNLLRRRQFSGSNLFGREGG from the coding sequence ATGAACGCTGGTCTTACCGTCGTAATTGGCGCGTCGGCAGGCGGAATACCCAGTCTGCTCGATCTGGTCGCCTCACTGCCGCCTGATCTCGACGCCTCGCTCTTCGTCGTTCAGCACGTCTCGCCGAATTACCGCAGCGCTCTGCCCGAACTCCTGAACAAAAACGGGCCATTTCGGGCTGTGCATCCGACCGATGGTGATCGGATCGCACTGCGTACCATCTACGTCGCCCCGCCGGACCACCATATGCTGATCGACGGCGATCAGGTGCTGGTCAAACGCGGACCCAAGGAAAACCGCTTCAGGCCTTCGATCGATGCGCTGTTTCGCTCGGCCGGCTATTCGCACGGACAACGGGTGATCGGCATTGTGCTGTCCGGCGCGCTGGACGACGGGACATCGGGGCTGTGGAGCGTCAAGCGTCTCGGCGGTGTGACCGTCGTGCAGACACCCGCTGAAGCGGAATTCGATGGCATGCCACTTAGCGCACTGGAGCAGGTGGACATCGATCATTGCGTGCCCGCACGGGCGATCGGCAAGCTTCTCAAGACGCTGGCGGAGCAGCACAGCACGGCCTCCGTGGACATGCCTGAAGACGATCCCGACCGCAGGCGCGCCGGGCTGGAAACCAGGATTGCCGAAGACGCAGACGCGTTTCAGAAAGGCATCATGGAAGCTGGCAAGCTGACGCCGTTCACCTGCCCATCGTGCCATGGCGTGCTGGTGCAGATAGACGAAGGCAGTATATCCCGCTACCGCTGCCATACCGGACACGCCTACTCCCGCACCGCCCTGCTCTCGGAAATCGTGCAGAAAGTGGAAGAGACCTACTGGATCGCCATGCGTAGCCTGGAAGAAGCGGCCATGCTGCTCGACCATACGGCCGACTCGCTCGGACGTATCGGAAAACCCGAACAAGCTGAGTGGTTTCGAAGCGAAGCCAAAGCAGCTGAATCCGAATCACGCGAGCTGCGTGACAACCTGTTGCGCCGCCGCCAGTTCAGCGGCAGCAATCTTTTCGGCAGGGAGGGTGGTTGA